The DNA window CGGCGCCACCCAGTCGTAGGCCTGCAGGAAATCCGCCAGATTCTGGCCGAACCAGGCTTCGCTGGCAGGATCGAGCACCGGCATCGCATAGATGTTGCGCGCGGTTTGCACCTGCGGGCCGCGGATCGCCCGCACCCGCTCGGTCAGCGACTGGGTAAATGCGATCAGCGCCCGGCTCTTGAAGCGCGTCCAGCGCGCCATCGCCTGCGGATCCTGGCGTATCGCCGCCACTGAATCGGCGAAGCCGGCCTGGCGGTAGGCCGCAACGGCGTCGGGGCCAGCGTCTTCGAAGTCCGACAGCAGGGCATCGTCGTGGAACAGTATCCCTTTAAAGGTGGCGTGGGCCGCCAGATCCTCGTAGATCTCACCGATGCGCTGGCGCGCCACAGCGCTGAACGGCGACAGGCGGCGGTACTGCTTGTCGTCTACCGACAGCTGCCCGCTTTGCGGATCGAGGCGCTGTACGCGCGGCACGTCAGAGCCCAGCTCGAACGCCAGCACCGGCATCCAGGCATACACGGCCACGCCGGTGCGCGAAGAGAGCTGCCAGGAGACCCGGTTGAACAGGTCGGCCTTCATCGGCAGCCAGCGGTTGGGGAAATAGAGCTCGCGCACGTTGCCGTCGCCTTTTGGATCGGCGAACGCCTGCAGGAAAACGGTATTGATGCGCAGGTCGTAGATGCGCTGGATCAACTTGTCGAGGTTTTTGGCCTGCTGCTGCGGATCGGGATCGTAGAGGTAGTCGAGATCGACGTGCGCCACCCGCATGATCTGCCGGTTCTGTATCTGCGTCAGCTGCTGGGCGAAGCTCGTCAGCGACGGATTGCCGGCCACCAGCATGCGCGGCACGTTCTCAGGCGCGTTGACGTCTCCCAGCCCGTTCTCCAGCGTCAGCGCCATGCGGTAACCGTGCTTGCGCGCGATGTCCAGTGCCACGCCGCCGGCCGCGCCGTAAGGCCAGACCCACACGCGCGGCGCCTTACCGGTGGCGGCGGTGATGCGCTGGGTTATCAACGCCACGTCCTTCTCGATACGTTGGCGATATTCCGCCTCGCTTTCGTAGCGGCCCTGTTTGGCGTCATACAGCCGATTAGCGACCGCCGGTTCGGTATTGCCCTGCGGGTTGGCGATGCCGCCGTAATGCGACGCGTAGGTGTGTGCGCCGATCTCCACCAGCCCGGAGTCCGACACCTCCCGCACCTGCTGCCAGGTGAGGAAGCGATCGCGCGGCGTCATCAGGCCGCCGAAGTCGACCGGCTTGCCGGCCGGCGCATCCAGCCAGACGCCGACCGGCGCCAGCACCGCCGGCCAGTTGTAGGCCTTCAGCAGCGGGAAGACCCGGCTGTAGAAGCTGCGGTAGCCGTCGTCGAAGGTCAGCAGCACCGCCTTGTTCGGCAACGCCGGGCCGCCGTTTTGCGCCTGCAGGATCTGCTCGACCGACACCGGCTGGTAGCCGTTTTGCTTCAGCCAGGCGAACTGTTCGTTGAGCGCGCTGGTGCGCACCGACATGTAGCGCTGGTCCGCCGCGCCGTCTTCCACGTCGTGATACGCCAGCACCGCGTAACGGTTGGCCGGCCACGGGCGTTCCATCGGCCCCACGGGGCGCTCCGCCGGCGGCGTGAAGCGCGGCACGTCCACCTGGCTGCAGGCGGTGGTCAGCAACGCGGCCAACACGAAAAGCGAGGATCGAATAAGCATGATTATTCCTTTAAAAACGATAATTCAGATCAAACGTCACGCCGATGTTCCGCTCGCGTTTGCCGTCGTACGGATGCTTCTCAAACTGCAGCATCGCGCCGGCGTCCAACACCCCGTTCCAGCTGATGCGCTGGCCGTAACCCAACTGGGTGATCGGCTTGCGCGCATAGTCCCGCTGCCAATAGCTGCCGGCACCGGCCTGGAACTGCTGGCTCCACTCGGTCTGATAATGGCGATACAGAGTGTGATCGAGCGTTAACGACGGCAGCAGCGTGAAGTCGCGCTTCGGGTTGTAATACGGCACGTTCTCCTGGCTGTTGCGACTGCCGGACAGCGTCAGGTTCATGTCCAGCCGATAGCGGGCGCCGGCGAGCAGCCGTTGCCGCCCTTCTAGGCCGTATTCCAGCCGGTTGTTGCCGTCCGAGAAGTGCGAAGGCGCCACGCTGGCACGCAGCTCGCGGCTTTCGTTCTGCTGCCAACGCAGCCACAGGTTACCGCCGTTGGCGCTGATGCCGTTGGTCAACGCACGCAGCGGCGTCTCGGCCGACAGCCGCGCCACCGAACCGCCGAGGCGCCATTGATCATTCAGGTCATACCAGGATGAGAGACGCAGGCCGAGCTCATTGCCGTGGCCGTAGTTGCGGTTGGCCACCTCGGCCTCCAGCCACAGATCGCGCGAGCGCCACTCG is part of the Serratia surfactantfaciens genome and encodes:
- the pgaB gene encoding poly-beta-1,6-N-acetyl-D-glucosamine N-deacetylase PgaB — its product is MLIRSSLFVLAALLTTACSQVDVPRFTPPAERPVGPMERPWPANRYAVLAYHDVEDGAADQRYMSVRTSALNEQFAWLKQNGYQPVSVEQILQAQNGGPALPNKAVLLTFDDGYRSFYSRVFPLLKAYNWPAVLAPVGVWLDAPAGKPVDFGGLMTPRDRFLTWQQVREVSDSGLVEIGAHTYASHYGGIANPQGNTEPAVANRLYDAKQGRYESEAEYRQRIEKDVALITQRITAATGKAPRVWVWPYGAAGGVALDIARKHGYRMALTLENGLGDVNAPENVPRMLVAGNPSLTSFAQQLTQIQNRQIMRVAHVDLDYLYDPDPQQQAKNLDKLIQRIYDLRINTVFLQAFADPKGDGNVRELYFPNRWLPMKADLFNRVSWQLSSRTGVAVYAWMPVLAFELGSDVPRVQRLDPQSGQLSVDDKQYRRLSPFSAVARQRIGEIYEDLAAHATFKGILFHDDALLSDFEDAGPDAVAAYRQAGFADSVAAIRQDPQAMARWTRFKSRALIAFTQSLTERVRAIRGPQVQTARNIYAMPVLDPASEAWFGQNLADFLQAYDWVAPMAMPLMENVSRADSGRWLDQLVGKVAVYPGALDKTVFELQAVDWRKERRISLDDGQLLAEWMRRLQRNGAQSFGYYPDNFLDDRPKLDAVRPVLSSAWFPLP